A genome region from Mycobacteriales bacterium includes the following:
- a CDS encoding metallopeptidase TldD-related protein yields the protein MALTPQDAVERALATSAADGCTVIANHDATSNLRWANNTLTTNGVTESLGVTVVSTVEGPDGSRAASVSRNTTSAEEIEDLVREADAAARASSVADDAAPLIEGGDAADWDAEPVEAPVAALGGIAEWLGEIFGAASSAGQGRYGYAEHSVVTTYLGSSTGLRRRHAQPAVRLELTGRSDDGKRSAWSGQGAADVGAIDLAAIEADVATRLAWGERQLALDAGRYSTILPPSAVADLLIYAYWSAGALDAHEGQSVFSRPGGGTQVGQRLSDVPLTLRSDPSMPGQECSPFVVAGASSRMASVYDNGAAIEATDWIRDGSLEALIQTRHSAAVTGLPFTPGADNLELSAPDTTASVADLVASTERGLLLTCLWYIREVDPQTLLLTGLTRDGVFLVEGGEVIAAVNNFRFNESPVGMLRRIAEVGRTEPTLAREWGDYFTRTRMPALRIADFNMSTVSQAS from the coding sequence ATGGCGCTCACTCCCCAAGACGCCGTCGAGCGGGCCCTTGCAACCTCGGCGGCCGATGGCTGCACCGTCATCGCCAACCATGACGCGACGAGCAATCTCCGCTGGGCGAACAACACCTTGACGACCAACGGCGTCACCGAGTCGCTCGGCGTGACAGTGGTCTCCACGGTCGAAGGACCCGACGGGTCGCGTGCGGCTTCGGTCAGTCGCAACACGACGTCGGCCGAGGAGATCGAAGACCTGGTGCGTGAAGCCGACGCGGCGGCACGCGCGTCGTCGGTCGCCGACGACGCGGCGCCACTCATCGAAGGCGGTGACGCCGCGGACTGGGACGCCGAGCCGGTCGAGGCGCCGGTCGCTGCGCTCGGCGGAATCGCCGAGTGGCTGGGTGAGATCTTCGGGGCGGCAAGTTCGGCCGGGCAGGGCCGTTACGGCTACGCCGAGCATTCCGTCGTCACGACGTACCTGGGCTCCTCGACCGGGCTGCGTCGGCGACACGCCCAGCCGGCCGTGCGGCTCGAGCTCACGGGACGCAGCGACGACGGCAAGCGATCGGCGTGGAGCGGGCAAGGCGCGGCGGACGTAGGCGCGATCGATCTCGCCGCGATCGAGGCGGACGTCGCGACGCGGCTGGCGTGGGGTGAGCGGCAGCTCGCCCTCGACGCGGGTCGCTATTCGACGATTCTGCCGCCGTCCGCGGTAGCCGACCTGCTGATCTATGCCTACTGGAGCGCAGGCGCCCTCGACGCCCATGAAGGACAGTCGGTGTTCTCCCGGCCGGGCGGTGGCACGCAGGTGGGACAACGACTGTCCGACGTCCCGCTGACGTTGCGCAGCGACCCGTCGATGCCGGGACAGGAGTGCTCGCCGTTCGTCGTCGCAGGAGCGTCGAGCCGGATGGCCTCGGTCTATGACAACGGCGCCGCAATCGAAGCGACCGACTGGATCCGCGACGGCAGCCTGGAGGCGCTGATCCAGACGCGGCACTCGGCTGCGGTCACCGGGTTGCCGTTCACACCCGGCGCGGACAACCTCGAGCTCAGCGCACCCGACACGACGGCCTCCGTCGCCGACCTCGTCGCGTCGACCGAGCGCGGCCTGTTGCTGACCTGCTTGTGGTACATCCGCGAGGTGGACCCGCAGACCTTGCTGCTCACCGGCCTGACGCGCGACGGTGTGTTCCTGGTCGAAGGCGGCGAAGTGATCGCAGCGGTGAACAACTTCCGCTTCAACGAGAGCCCGGTCGGCATGCTCCGGCGCATCGCCGAAGTCGGGCGAACCGAGCCGACGTTGGCGCGCGAGTGGGGCGACTACTTCACCCGCACCCGGATGCCGGCGTTGCGGATCGCGGACTTCAACATGAGCACGGTCTCGCAGGCGTCCTAG
- a CDS encoding dodecin: MADQTYGISEIVGTSPDSLEAAIRNGIAKAAQTVRNLDWFEVQSVRGQLKDGAVAHFQVQMKVGFRIE; encoded by the coding sequence GTGGCTGACCAGACGTACGGCATCAGTGAGATCGTCGGCACCAGCCCGGACAGTCTCGAGGCGGCGATCCGCAACGGGATCGCGAAAGCGGCGCAGACCGTGCGCAATCTCGACTGGTTCGAGGTCCAGTCGGTTCGCGGACAGCTCAAGGACGGCGCGGTCGCTCACTTCCAGGTGCAGATGAAGGTCGGCTTCCGCATCGAGTAG
- the cobA gene encoding uroporphyrinogen-III C-methyltransferase, translating into MRYPIFLDLTGRRVVVVGGGRVASRRVSGLVDAHADVVVVAPSISPEIADLAVERRERAYADGDVDGAWLVFACTDDPGVNAQVSTAAQARGVWCVRADDAASSAAWRPAVAEVDELTVAVSASGDPARAAELRDLIGNGLRSGSLAPRRHRGAAGRVTLVGGGPGDPDLLTVKGLRALQDADVVVTDRLGPTGLLGSLDAQIEVVDVGKTPGGHAAEQADINALLVARAQAGQRVVRLKGGDSFVLGRGSEEVDACRAAGVEVEVVPGVTSATAAAALAGIALTERGTTQQFVVASGHVPPGDARSTVEWATLAATNATLVLLMAVGNLEAIAATLIEGGRSPDCGAAVVENASLPQQRVVRARLADLAGAARAAGVKPPAVLIVGDVVRLT; encoded by the coding sequence GTGCGCTACCCGATCTTTCTGGACCTGACCGGCCGCCGGGTGGTCGTGGTCGGGGGCGGCCGGGTTGCGTCGCGACGGGTCAGCGGGCTGGTCGACGCGCACGCGGATGTCGTAGTCGTGGCGCCGTCGATCTCGCCGGAGATCGCCGACCTGGCGGTGGAGCGACGCGAGCGCGCGTACGCCGACGGCGATGTGGACGGGGCGTGGCTGGTGTTCGCCTGCACCGACGACCCCGGCGTGAACGCGCAGGTCTCGACGGCTGCGCAGGCCCGCGGCGTGTGGTGTGTGCGCGCCGACGACGCCGCCAGTTCCGCCGCCTGGCGTCCCGCGGTCGCGGAGGTCGACGAGCTGACCGTCGCGGTGTCGGCGAGCGGAGACCCCGCGCGCGCGGCCGAGCTTCGGGACCTGATCGGCAACGGTCTGCGCAGTGGGTCGCTCGCGCCTCGGCGGCACCGCGGCGCCGCCGGCCGCGTGACGCTGGTCGGTGGGGGACCGGGGGACCCGGACCTGCTCACCGTGAAGGGGCTTCGCGCACTTCAGGACGCCGATGTGGTGGTGACCGATCGGCTCGGCCCGACCGGCCTGCTCGGCTCCCTCGACGCCCAGATCGAAGTCGTCGACGTCGGCAAGACGCCGGGCGGCCACGCCGCCGAGCAAGCCGACATCAACGCGTTGCTCGTCGCGCGAGCGCAGGCTGGTCAGCGCGTCGTACGGCTGAAGGGTGGCGACTCGTTCGTGCTCGGGCGGGGCAGCGAGGAGGTCGACGCCTGCCGCGCCGCCGGGGTCGAGGTGGAGGTCGTGCCGGGAGTGACCAGCGCGACCGCCGCGGCCGCGCTCGCCGGCATTGCGCTCACCGAGCGCGGGACGACCCAGCAGTTCGTGGTCGCGAGCGGTCACGTGCCACCCGGCGATGCCCGCTCGACCGTGGAGTGGGCAACCCTTGCGGCGACCAACGCCACCCTGGTCCTGCTGATGGCGGTGGGCAACCTGGAGGCGATCGCGGCCACTCTCATCGAAGGCGGGCGATCGCCGGACTGTGGTGCCGCGGTCGTCGAGAACGCCTCCCTGCCGCAGCAGCGAGTGGTGCGGGCGCGTCTCGCCGACCTCGCCGGCGCCGCGAGAGCGGCGGGCGTCAAGCCGCCCGCCGTCCTCATCGTCGGCGACGTCGTTCGACTCACCTAG
- a CDS encoding Crp/Fnr family transcriptional regulator, whose protein sequence is MGRATASRREWTRAELITLFGSVPMFSRLPEPQLESIATAAERKVYPRGSLIIQQGTEGDGLYVVARGCVLVKREARTGGHRALHVIEAPGSFGELALLDNRPRSASIEALEVSEVFAISRTAFLSLLSRDPRLIDGVVRELGRTIRRLSDQVADDGLLDLPARVAKTLLRLVDNHDGSAAHGGLPVVSLTQGKLADLAGGSRQSVNAALSSFVARGLIHVDGRTIVITDLAGLRGRAGVA, encoded by the coding sequence ATGGGCAGGGCAACCGCAAGCCGGCGGGAGTGGACGAGAGCCGAGCTGATCACGCTGTTCGGGTCGGTGCCGATGTTCAGCCGGCTGCCGGAACCGCAGCTCGAGTCGATCGCGACCGCGGCCGAGCGCAAGGTGTACCCGCGCGGCTCCCTGATCATCCAGCAGGGCACCGAGGGCGACGGCTTGTACGTCGTGGCGCGCGGCTGCGTCCTCGTCAAGCGCGAGGCGCGGACCGGAGGGCATCGAGCGCTTCACGTGATCGAAGCTCCCGGGTCGTTCGGCGAGCTCGCGCTTCTCGACAACCGGCCGCGATCGGCGTCGATCGAAGCGCTCGAGGTCAGCGAGGTGTTCGCGATCTCGCGCACGGCGTTCCTGAGTCTGTTGTCCCGCGACCCGCGGCTGATCGACGGGGTGGTGCGCGAGCTCGGGCGAACCATCCGCCGGCTCAGTGACCAGGTCGCCGACGATGGGCTGCTCGACCTGCCTGCTCGGGTGGCCAAGACCTTGCTCCGGCTCGTCGACAACCACGACGGGTCGGCGGCTCACGGCGGGCTGCCGGTGGTGTCGCTGACGCAGGGCAAGCTCGCCGACCTCGCCGGCGGGAGCAGGCAGAGCGTCAACGCGGCACTGTCGTCCTTCGTCGCCCGCGGGCTGATCCACGTCGACGGCCGAACGATCGTGATCACCGACCTGGCAGGCTTGCGGGGCCGCGCCGGCGTGGCCTGA
- a CDS encoding TldD/PmbA family protein has protein sequence CQLTALWVDEASGRFETMRTIAPPVGRGWEWMTGGYDWDAELAQLPEWLAEKSTAPSVEPGRYDLVIDPSNLWLTIHESIGHATELDRALGYEANYAGTSFATPDKLNNLRYGTELMHVTGDRQVDNGLSTIGFDDEGVAGQTWDLVKDGILVGYQLDRRTAALSGYDRSNGCAFADSPLHVPIQRMANVSLQPVADGPSTDDLIAGIEDGLYVVGDKSWSIDMQRYNFQFTGQRFHRIKNGRLAGQVRDAAYQSMTTDFWGSMSAVGGPQTYVLGGAFNCGKGQPGQVAAVSHGCPAARFDHVRILNATQEAGR, from the coding sequence TGCCAGCTCACCGCGCTCTGGGTGGACGAGGCGAGCGGCCGGTTCGAGACGATGCGCACGATCGCGCCGCCGGTGGGACGCGGCTGGGAGTGGATGACCGGCGGCTACGACTGGGACGCGGAGCTGGCCCAGCTGCCGGAATGGCTCGCCGAGAAGTCGACCGCGCCGTCGGTCGAACCCGGCCGGTACGACCTCGTCATCGACCCGTCGAACCTCTGGCTGACCATCCACGAGTCCATCGGTCACGCCACCGAACTCGACCGCGCCCTCGGCTACGAGGCGAACTACGCCGGGACCTCGTTCGCCACGCCCGACAAGCTGAACAACCTTCGGTACGGCACCGAGCTGATGCACGTCACCGGAGACCGGCAGGTCGACAACGGGCTGTCCACGATCGGCTTCGACGACGAAGGCGTCGCAGGTCAGACCTGGGACCTGGTCAAGGACGGCATCCTCGTCGGCTACCAGCTCGACCGTCGGACCGCGGCGCTGTCGGGCTACGACCGCTCGAACGGGTGCGCGTTCGCCGACTCCCCGCTGCACGTCCCGATCCAGCGCATGGCCAACGTGTCGCTGCAACCCGTCGCCGACGGTCCCTCCACCGACGACCTGATCGCCGGCATCGAGGACGGGCTCTACGTCGTCGGTGACAAGTCGTGGAGCATCGACATGCAGCGCTACAACTTCCAGTTCACCGGTCAGCGCTTCCATCGCATCAAGAACGGCCGCCTGGCCGGTCAGGTCCGCGACGCGGCGTACCAGTCGATGACGACCGACTTCTGGGGATCGATGTCGGCGGTCGGCGGACCACAGACCTACGTCCTCGGCGGCGCGTTCAACTGCGGCAAGGGCCAGCCGGGGCAGGTGGCCGCGGTCAGCCACGGTTGTCCGGCCGCGCGGTTCGACCATGTGCGCATTCTCAACGCGACGCAGGAGGCCGGACGCTGA